The Deltaproteobacteria bacterium genome contains the following window.
TTTCCCTCAGGGTTCAGGCCATCTTTTTTGCCATGGTCACCCTGGCCATAGCCGAATTCGCCATTATCCTGGCCACCAAGCTCAGCGGATTCACCGGGGGCGAAGACGGCATTATCATGAGCGCACCCGGTATCTTCAAGGTTTCCTTTAACCTGGGCAGCTTCATGGGGGTGGACATATCCGGCAGGATCATTACCTACTATTTCATCCTGATCGTCTGCCTGGCGCTGTTTCTGCTCATGGTCCGCTTCACCCAATCGCCGCTTGGAAGGGCCATTCAGGCCATCCGCGACAACGAATCCAGGGCCGAGGCGATCGGCTACAAGACCTTCGTTTTCAAAGCCACCTCCATTTGCTTCGGCTGCCTGGTAGCCACCATTCTGGGCGGACTCTACGTCATGTGGGTGGGCTATGCCAATCCGGAATCCGTGCTGGGGATCCCTATCATGCTGGACGTGCTTTTAATGGTGATCATCGGCGGTATGGGGACGCTGTACGGTGCCCTGGCAGGGGCCGGGTTCCTGCGCCTTGCATACTCTTTTCTGCCGGATCTCGAGAGCCTGGCCAAGCATCTCATGCCTAACCTGCACTTCGTGC
Protein-coding sequences here:
- a CDS encoding branched-chain amino acid ABC transporter permease, whose translation is MAKRTPIQIYRAREKSARFIHPAFYLKIAILAIFVATPFLFPSFKSVDLGLKIIIFATLVASFDILLGYTGILSFGHVMFFGVGAYSVALILGKYASSTYAYLFLGFVIAIIITTALALLISFLSLRVQAIFFAMVTLAIAEFAIILATKLSGFTGGEDGIIMSAPGIFKVSFNLGSFMGVDISGRIITYYFILIVCLALFLLMVRFTQSPLGRAIQAIRDNESRAEAIGYKTFVFKATSICFGCLVATILGGLYVMWVGYANPESVLGIPIMLDVLLMVIIGGMGTLYGALAGAGFLRLAYSFLPDLESLAKHLMPNLHFVHSIMERWLLIFGILFILVVFFFPKGIIGTVQDRLKAGKTT